One segment of Paraburkholderia caribensis DNA contains the following:
- a CDS encoding amidase, protein MTEASPSFVTELIAQRGNAAASRARLDAAIARADALEATLHAFTYRPEAYVEPDARAPLAGLPVGVKDLIDTIDMPTAYGSPIYRDHRPQADAAIVTKLRQYGALVFGKTVTTEFAWRQPGPTVNPWGHTHTPGGSSSGSAAAVGAGIVPLALGTQTVGSVIRPAAYCGVVGYKPSYGSIPRDGVHPLAASLDHIGFFAQSVETAALAHALFVAGRPEAIDRAQSWQAWFAPLASPPRLGVVRTPFDARLQDAQQANFEASLAQLRAAGAEVVEIGFGADLAQIVDALQVILRVEAWHAIGPVSEYHRAQLSQHMQALIDEGAAMPAARYREALALQSALRAESAALLAGCDALVSVPAPGAAPEGLDDTGDPVFCAPWSLLGVPAVTVPSGWTARGLPLGLQIVGAFGEDLAVLRTAAWVEAAIGARRDLPLDARHGSAA, encoded by the coding sequence ATGACCGAAGCCTCGCCGTCGTTCGTGACGGAACTGATCGCGCAACGCGGCAATGCCGCCGCGAGCCGCGCCCGCCTCGACGCGGCCATCGCGCGCGCCGACGCGCTCGAAGCCACGCTGCATGCCTTCACGTACCGGCCCGAAGCGTATGTCGAGCCGGATGCGCGCGCGCCGCTCGCGGGTTTGCCCGTTGGCGTGAAGGATCTGATCGACACCATCGACATGCCGACCGCGTACGGCTCGCCGATCTATCGCGACCATCGTCCGCAGGCGGACGCCGCGATCGTGACGAAGCTGCGCCAATATGGCGCGCTCGTATTCGGCAAGACCGTGACCACGGAATTCGCGTGGCGCCAGCCCGGCCCGACCGTCAACCCATGGGGCCATACGCACACGCCGGGCGGCTCGTCGAGCGGTTCTGCTGCGGCCGTGGGCGCCGGCATCGTGCCGCTCGCGCTCGGCACGCAAACGGTCGGCTCCGTGATACGTCCTGCCGCGTATTGCGGCGTGGTCGGCTACAAGCCGAGCTATGGCAGCATCCCGCGCGATGGCGTGCATCCCCTCGCCGCGTCGCTCGATCACATTGGATTTTTCGCTCAATCGGTGGAAACGGCCGCGCTCGCGCATGCGCTGTTCGTGGCGGGACGCCCGGAGGCGATCGACCGAGCGCAGAGCTGGCAGGCGTGGTTCGCGCCGCTCGCCTCGCCGCCGCGTCTGGGCGTGGTGCGCACGCCTTTCGATGCGCGCCTGCAGGACGCGCAGCAGGCCAATTTCGAAGCATCGCTTGCGCAGTTGCGCGCAGCAGGCGCCGAGGTGGTCGAAATCGGATTCGGCGCGGATCTCGCGCAGATCGTCGATGCGCTGCAGGTGATCCTGCGCGTGGAGGCGTGGCACGCAATCGGCCCGGTGTCGGAGTATCACCGCGCGCAACTCAGCCAGCACATGCAGGCGCTCATCGACGAAGGCGCAGCGATGCCCGCAGCACGCTACCGCGAGGCACTGGCGTTGCAGTCCGCACTGCGCGCGGAATCGGCGGCGCTGCTGGCGGGCTGCGACGCGCTCGTGAGCGTACCGGCGCCGGGCGCAGCCCCCGAAGGTCTCGACGATACGGGCGACCCGGTGTTCTGCGCGCCGTGGAGCCTGCTCGGTGTTCCTGCCGTGACGGTGCCGTCGGGCTGGACAGCGCGGGGCTTGCCGCTGGGTTTGCAGATCGTCGGCGCATTCGGCGAGGATCTGGCGGTACTGCGCACGGCGGCGTGGGTCGAAGCCGCGATCGGTGCGAGGCGTGACCTCCCGCTCGATGCACGCCACGGATCTGCCGCCTGA
- a CDS encoding GntR family transcriptional regulator, protein MGKPYRTIQEYVLGTLRVEILQGVYAAGTRLRQEEVAKRLGVSTTPVREAFRDLRAEGLVAIDPNKGVEVRGLTADDVSEIYELRMMLEPMLAARACLNASAEHLDTANACHEAMSAVAPTSEQWTLLNEEFHQALMHSEASTRLFEVVRGLSLLARPYVSLSMYVQPDIMASNNEEHAQLLAAWRARDADAVREQTRVHLLNTRDAIVACVDQSARPLAA, encoded by the coding sequence ATGGGCAAGCCATATCGCACGATTCAGGAATACGTACTGGGGACGCTGCGCGTGGAGATCCTGCAAGGCGTCTACGCGGCGGGCACACGGCTGCGCCAGGAGGAAGTCGCGAAGCGTCTCGGCGTGAGCACGACGCCGGTCCGCGAGGCGTTTCGCGATCTGCGCGCGGAGGGGCTCGTCGCGATCGATCCCAACAAGGGCGTCGAAGTGCGCGGCCTGACGGCTGACGACGTCAGCGAAATATACGAGTTGCGCATGATGCTCGAGCCGATGCTCGCGGCACGGGCATGTCTGAACGCGAGCGCTGAGCATCTCGACACCGCGAACGCATGTCACGAAGCGATGAGTGCGGTCGCACCGACTTCCGAGCAATGGACCCTGCTCAACGAGGAGTTTCATCAGGCACTGATGCACAGCGAAGCCAGCACGCGGCTGTTCGAGGTCGTGCGCGGGCTGTCGCTGCTCGCAAGACCCTATGTCTCGCTGTCCATGTATGTGCAGCCCGATATCATGGCAAGCAACAACGAAGAGCATGCGCAACTGCTCGCCGCCTGGCGTGCGCGCGACGCGGACGCGGTGCGCGAGCAGACGCGCGTGCATCTGCTCAATACACGCGATGCCATTGTCGCGTGCGTCGATCAGTCGGCGCGCCCGCTGGCAGCGTGA
- a CDS encoding amidase — protein MSETLLELSAVEARRLIGAGELSPVDLLDACLARIEATEPSVNALAATAFERARDEARRAQEAIARREPLGLLHGLPIGVKDLEETAGLLTTYGSPLYREHVPVADNAFVARLRAAGAIVAAKTNTPEMGAGANTRNAVWGATGNPFDPRLNAGGSSGGSAVALATGMLPLATGSDLGGSLRIPAALCGVVGFRASPGLVPSAHRLLGWAPNWVSGPMGRCVADVRLQLAAVAGQDAADPLGYPAQLDPHASARLDPAALRIGYTEDFGVCAVDASIRATFRAKLARIATQVRVCEPIEPTALDMVDAHRVFDVVRAQEFVASLRETYERDPALLGPNTRANYEMGSALTLADVTRADTQRTALYRRFQTLFGRYDAIVSPVSPVTPFAWTTPHCAQIDGVALENYYRWVALTYVVTLLTNPSMSLPCGVDHMGMPFGLQIIGPMRSEARLLDVAQALEAAFARDEALARPVPDLRKLRAMRGDVQADLRAIVTHPPGSAFVK, from the coding sequence ATGTCCGAAACCCTGCTGGAACTGTCCGCCGTCGAGGCACGGCGCCTGATCGGCGCAGGCGAGCTTTCGCCCGTCGATCTGCTCGACGCGTGTCTCGCGCGCATCGAAGCCACCGAGCCGTCCGTCAATGCGCTCGCCGCCACCGCGTTCGAACGGGCACGCGACGAAGCGCGGCGCGCACAGGAAGCCATAGCGCGCCGCGAACCGCTCGGCCTGTTGCACGGCCTGCCCATCGGCGTGAAGGATCTCGAAGAGACAGCCGGCCTGTTGACCACCTACGGCTCGCCGCTCTATCGCGAGCACGTGCCCGTCGCGGACAACGCTTTCGTTGCACGTCTGCGTGCGGCTGGCGCGATCGTCGCCGCGAAAACGAACACGCCTGAAATGGGTGCGGGCGCCAACACACGCAACGCGGTGTGGGGCGCGACGGGCAACCCGTTCGATCCGCGCCTGAACGCGGGCGGCTCGTCCGGCGGCTCGGCGGTCGCGCTCGCGACGGGCATGTTGCCGCTCGCCACGGGGTCGGACCTCGGCGGTTCACTGCGCATTCCCGCCGCGCTGTGCGGCGTGGTGGGTTTCCGCGCGTCGCCGGGCCTCGTGCCGTCGGCGCATCGGCTGCTGGGATGGGCGCCGAACTGGGTCAGTGGACCGATGGGCCGCTGCGTCGCCGACGTGCGTCTGCAACTGGCCGCCGTCGCGGGACAGGATGCCGCCGATCCGCTCGGCTATCCCGCGCAGCTCGATCCGCACGCCAGCGCGCGCCTCGACCCCGCCGCGCTGCGCATCGGCTATACGGAAGATTTCGGCGTCTGTGCGGTCGATGCCTCGATTCGCGCGACGTTTCGCGCAAAGCTCGCACGTATCGCCACGCAGGTGCGGGTGTGCGAACCCATCGAGCCAACCGCACTCGACATGGTCGACGCGCATCGCGTGTTCGACGTGGTGCGCGCGCAGGAATTCGTTGCAAGCCTGCGCGAGACCTACGAGCGCGATCCCGCTCTGCTCGGGCCGAACACGCGTGCGAACTACGAGATGGGCAGTGCACTCACGCTCGCCGACGTGACACGTGCCGACACGCAACGCACCGCACTGTACCGGCGCTTCCAGACCCTGTTCGGGCGCTACGACGCGATCGTTTCACCCGTGTCGCCCGTCACGCCGTTCGCGTGGACCACGCCGCATTGCGCGCAGATCGACGGCGTGGCGCTGGAAAACTACTATCGCTGGGTGGCACTGACCTACGTGGTTACGCTCCTCACCAATCCGTCGATGTCATTGCCCTGCGGCGTCGATCACATGGGCATGCCATTCGGCCTTCAGATCATCGGACCGATGCGCAGCGAAGCGCGCCTGCTCGATGTTGCGCAGGCGCTCGAGGCCGCGTTCGCCCGCGACGAGGCGCTCGCGCGGCCCGTGCCCGATCTGCGGAAGCTGCGCGCCATGCGCGGCGACGTGCAGGCAGACCTTCGTGCCATCGTTACGCATCCGCCGGGTTCTGCTTTTGTGAAATAG
- a CDS encoding FmdB family zinc ribbon protein codes for MPTYDYRCDTCGPFAVLRRISERDCASPCPSCGKLAQRTLSLPALSLMASTQRAAHQVNERAANAPHRHGPGCGCGSSTKPRLAGAAPTGLKSNGGGRPWMISH; via the coding sequence ATGCCGACCTACGATTATCGTTGCGACACGTGCGGCCCTTTCGCCGTGCTGCGCCGCATCTCCGAGCGCGATTGCGCGTCGCCTTGTCCGTCATGCGGCAAGCTCGCGCAGCGGACACTGAGCTTGCCCGCATTGTCGCTGATGGCGTCCACGCAACGCGCGGCGCACCAGGTCAACGAGCGTGCTGCGAATGCACCGCATCGTCACGGCCCGGGTTGCGGGTGTGGCAGCAGCACGAAACCGAGGCTGGCGGGTGCAGCGCCAACGGGATTAAAGAGCAACGGTGGCGGCCGGCCGTGGATGATCAGCCACTGA
- the fmdA gene encoding formamidase, translated as MAETLIKVDLEQSAYDNEQVHNRWHPDIPMACWVNPGDDFILETYDWTGGFIKNNDSADDVRDIDLSIVHFLSGPVGVKGAQPGDLLVVDLLDIGTKADSQWGFNGFFSKQNGGGFLTDHFPQAQKSIWDFHGLFTSSRHIPGVSFAGLIHPGLIGCLPDPKMLATWNEREAALIATDPARVPGLANPPFAATAHMGKLTGDAKAKAAADGARTVPPREHGGNCDIKDLSRGSKVYFPVYVDGAGLSVGDLHFSQGDGEITFCGAIEMAGWVHMKVELIKGGMEKYGIKNPIFKPSPITPNYNDYLIFEGISVDEGGKQHYLDVHIAYRQACLNAIEYLKKFGYSGAQAYSILGTAPVQGHISGVVDVPNACATLWLPTQIFDFDIRPGADGPIKHIKGDIDMPLSPDIV; from the coding sequence ATGGCTGAAACACTGATCAAGGTGGACCTCGAACAGTCCGCGTACGACAACGAGCAGGTTCACAACCGCTGGCATCCCGATATCCCGATGGCATGCTGGGTCAATCCCGGCGACGACTTCATTCTGGAGACGTACGACTGGACGGGTGGCTTCATCAAGAACAACGACAGCGCAGACGATGTGCGCGATATCGATCTGTCGATCGTTCACTTCCTGTCTGGGCCCGTGGGTGTGAAGGGTGCGCAGCCGGGTGACCTGCTCGTCGTCGACCTGCTGGATATCGGCACGAAGGCGGATAGCCAGTGGGGTTTCAACGGTTTCTTCTCGAAGCAGAACGGCGGTGGATTCCTGACGGATCATTTTCCTCAAGCGCAAAAATCCATCTGGGATTTCCACGGGCTCTTCACGAGTTCACGCCATATCCCCGGTGTGAGCTTTGCGGGCCTGATTCATCCGGGTCTGATCGGCTGTCTGCCTGATCCGAAGATGCTCGCCACATGGAACGAACGCGAGGCCGCACTGATCGCCACCGATCCGGCGCGCGTGCCAGGCCTTGCGAATCCCCCGTTTGCGGCGACTGCGCACATGGGCAAGCTCACTGGCGACGCGAAGGCGAAAGCCGCCGCCGATGGCGCGCGCACGGTGCCGCCGCGCGAACATGGCGGCAATTGCGACATCAAGGATCTGTCGCGCGGCTCGAAGGTGTATTTCCCGGTTTATGTCGACGGCGCGGGGCTGTCGGTCGGCGATCTGCACTTCAGTCAGGGTGATGGTGAAATCACCTTCTGCGGCGCGATCGAAATGGCGGGCTGGGTTCACATGAAGGTGGAACTCATCAAAGGCGGCATGGAGAAGTACGGGATCAAGAACCCGATCTTCAAGCCGAGCCCGATCACGCCGAACTACAACGACTATCTGATCTTCGAGGGCATTTCCGTCGACGAAGGCGGCAAGCAGCATTATCTCGACGTGCACATCGCTTATCGCCAGGCGTGTCTCAATGCGATCGAATATCTGAAGAAGTTCGGCTATTCAGGGGCGCAGGCATATTCGATTCTCGGCACCGCCCCCGTGCAAGGACATATCAGCGGCGTGGTCGACGTGCCGAATGCGTGCGCGACGTTGTGGCTGCCCACACAGATATTCGACTTCGATATTCGCCCGGGCGCGGATGGCCCGATCAAACACATCAAGGGCGATATCGATATGCCGCTGTCGCCCGACATCGTCTGA